Proteins encoded in a region of the Halictus rubicundus isolate RS-2024b unplaced genomic scaffold, iyHalRubi1_principal scaffold0143, whole genome shotgun sequence genome:
- the LOC143363830 gene encoding transient receptor potential cation channel protein painless-like, translating into MDVFQNIAGNAGFKHLLKHPLLSSFIYLKWQRISPVLHVSYAFHFLLYILLSAYIISKISGDNRYPTDHPSPEPTSVTILSILASMFLAVFALWKLFQLILWPCCYLSNIKNWLEMGLAALGFYILYGEVSNSITAVVILSFTWLLVVKMSHYSTMSMDIEMFITVFQKFLRFLTVYAILIFSFGVAFFVLFKDQKNFLDIGHSMFKRMDTLFPLNDGEGVDGNAPRSRPQNGQTNSGSQSGSCTWPSGNSGLGARMPLVLMGFPVV; encoded by the coding sequence ATGGACGTGTTCCAGAATATCGCCGGCAACGCTGGTTTCAAACATCTGCTGAAGCACCCGCTGCTCTCCTCGTTCATCTATTTGAAGTGGCAGAGAATAAGCCCCGTGCTCCATGTGAGCTACGCTTTCCACTTCCTCCTCTACATTCTACTGAGCGCGTACATCATAAGTAAAATAAGCGGTGACAATCGCTACCCAACAGATCACCCGTCACCGGAGCCAACTTCCGTTACCATTTTAAGTATACTCGCTAGCATGTTCCTGGCAGTGTTCGCGCTGTGGAAGCTGTTTCAACTGATCTTATGGCCATGCTGCTACTTGTCGAACATTAAAAACTGGCTCGAGATGGGGCTGGCGGCTCTTGGATTCTATATCTTATACGGCGAGGTTTCTAATAGCATCACTGCCGTGGTGATACTGTCGTTCACTTGGCTACTGGTGGTCAAGATGAGCCACTACTCCACGATGTCCATGGATATCGAGATGTTTATAACGGTGTTCCAGAAGTTCCTTCGATTCTTGACCGTCTACGCTATCCTGATCTTCTCGTTCGGGGTCGCCTTCTTCGTCCTGTTCAAGGACCAGAAGAACTTCCTGGACATTGGCCACTCGATGTTCAAGAGgatggataccctcttccccctcaaTGACGGGGAGGGGGTAgatgggaacgcgccccggagccgACCTCAGAATGGTCAGACAAACTCCGGGTCACAGAGTGGGAGCTGCACctggccgtccgggaactccgggctggGGGCAAGAATGCCCCTGGTCctgatggggttcccggtggtataa